The following coding sequences lie in one Miscanthus floridulus cultivar M001 chromosome 9, ASM1932011v1, whole genome shotgun sequence genomic window:
- the LOC136481114 gene encoding uncharacterized protein encodes MEASDGDDEGEMGRGPLDHLLDVGEVVPGASASSPVLLGRGGEADPGAAIACSGAETDTPEARALGKRAVSPVGSATAVEQVAAEAMQLPPQRIEGAPGSVEDQPTPMDTEAMPLPPPPPLRTRVAVAKRLPPRSSRKRPAEVPTLAPLKALKVTPGSTTHWVAEAQAALHRGVALARADPKELATQGGVAEAALTEEGEAAPPPRDGEARGSDVAEVPLAVETTGTEVLGVSQARVTEATAPRAIEAAAAGARALATAEAMMAEAGAPQTTEATMAEAGAPGSTEATMAEAGAAGATDADVIVAGLPAREVEMKAAEALATPLVEGPPPLRESAREVEVLPISSDDTSRAQEMASAEVAGVVDQPAPTPSEGSSALARVRPEPYGWNHPHVRWQSRDDPEAEPLFALEDTAEGGRWDTFE; translated from the exons atggaggcctcggatggggatgacgagggcgagatggggcggggtcccctagaccatctcctaGACGTAggggaggtggtgcccggggcatcGGCCAGTAGTCCGGTGCTCCTAGGAAGAGGAGGAGAAGCAGACCCGGGGGCGGCAATTGCCTGCTCCGGGGCTGAgaccgacacgcccgaggcgcgggcgttgggtaaacgcgccgtcagcccggtgggctcggccacggcggtggagcaagtggcggcggaggcgatgcagctgcccccgcagaggatcgagggggcgccggggtccgttgAAGACCAACCGACGCCGATGGACACGGAGGCCATGCctctaccgccgccaccgcctttgcggaCAAGGGTCGCCGTGgcaaagcggttgccgccccgctcgag CCGGAAGCGGCCTgcagaggtgcctaccttggcgccccttaaagcgctcaaggttaCCCCTGGCTCCaccacccactgggtggcggaggcgcaagccgccctgCATCGTGGCGTGGCAttggcgagggccgacccgaaggagctggccactcaaggaggggttgccgaggcggccctgACAGAGGAAGGGGAGGCGGCGCCTCCGCCCCGCGATGGTGAGGCCCGTGGGTCGGATGTGGCCGAGGTTCCCTTAGCCGTCGAGACCACTGGGACCGAGGTCCTCGGGGTTTCACAGGCCAGGGTGACCGAGGCTACGGCACCCAGGGCCATCGAGGCTGCTGCGGCGGGCGCCAGAGCCCTTGCGACTGctgaggccatgatggcggaggccggagccccccagaccactgaggccacgatggcggaggccggagcccccgggtccaccgaggccacgatggcagaggccggagccgcCGGGGCCACCGACGCTGACGTGATCGTGGCGGGGCTGCCGGCCCGGGAAGTGGAGATGAAAGCGGCGGAGGCCTTGGCAACGCCCTTGGTTGAAGGCCCGCCgccgttgcgggagagcgcccgggaggtggaagttcttccgatctcctccgacgatacttcccgggcgcaggAGATGGCCAGCGCCGAGGTGGCCGGTGTTGTGGACCAACCGGCTCCAACTCcgagcgagggaagctcggccctcgcacgggtgcgacccgagccctaCGGGTGGAACCACCCGCATGTCCGGTGGCAAAGCCGGGATGATCCTGAGGCAGAGCCTCTAtttgccctcgaggacacggccgagggcggtCGCTGGGACACATTCGAgtag